The stretch of DNA ATAACAAGCTGCAGACTCTGTCATACTTTGCACAGCATCTACtcacattttgaacatttaaataTGGAGGGTGTTTTATGAAGTCTGAATGCAAGCGTAATGtagcaaagaaataaatatgATCCAATATTAAAGGTAAAGTGGGTGAAAAGCAAACTCAACTCAATATATGGAGTTTTCTCATGCAACTCAGTCACTGTGAGCATTGTAGTGGTGTgaattgccatgaatctgaccaTATGAtacacaatttgcatgtcactaTACAATATATCCAAATcaattattacaaatttcacatttacgagtacaaaatagtatgaaatacaatttctttccattttttttattaacttgcaagaacaaataaatgctaacttaccgtaattcaagtaccaatatataaaacaagtggtatgtttattagggatgtcccgatacaactgtttaatttccgatatgataccgatattgcagccttgcgtattggccgataccaatattgatccgatatcagcatgaatcatacatacttttttagtaaaaaataatgacttattttgtagtgtggaatgttagaaaaatcttgatcaagtgatgtcactcaaacagagaacaatagtcaacaacagtaggtatgagaaaaacccatccatttattattaaccaattggttatatcatttttaaccttcaacttaatatatacagtattctacaattgaataaaataaataaaaaaggaattgggggaaaaaaaaaaaaaaatatatatatactgtatatcggagaattcggaaatttgaatccgatatttgttttcaggctaatatcggaccgatatccgatattggaTCGGGATACCTCCAATGTTTATTAAACTGTCACATTTAActgtcacatttaaaaaaaacttttaacttttgcttcttcaacagattctgattctgttaagtttttttaaaaaaagtaaccacatacatctatagaGGTGCCCAGTacgttttatgaaaataaaatgcaattaactctcaagctaaaatgcattgaggactgaggtagtttaacaaggtctaatgtggttcactgacacttaGTGACTGGGCATTTACGTGCCATGCATATGTTGGtgcaatttaatgtttttttgttaaaaatataactaaaaacatatacatttttGCAGCGAAATATCACAAAATATCGctgcattgatttttttttttcttacacccttaaagcattgtgttgaaatgtaataatttttgCTTAATTGATCATCacctaaaatgtaataaatgtacaGAATATTAATGTAAAGTGTATAAAGTGATCAGtgatgtaatgtgtgtgtgtgtctttgtcttCAGAAATGCAGTTACACACAAACTGAACCATTAGGATTTTGACAGTCTTGACTTTCCAAACTTGTATCCAGCGGAAATGAaattgataatttttttgtaaaaccaGGGGAAGGAAACACAGTGAAACATGCTGAGGAAGATAGCAATGGTCTTTTACTCAAGATTTCATCACAAATACAAACATGCTTTGTGCTGTTGGGCTAACTTGGCATGGTTTagttaaacaaatacaaaaaaaaaacatattgtcTTCAGCAGGTGTCCACTCTGCAGATGCTGAGTTTGTAATTTTTCTTAAATACTTTCAATTGTAAGCATTTCTAACCAAACTCTAATCAACTGACCATGCTCTGTGCTTTCTGTATTTTAGACCCGAATGCAAAGCCTGCAGCCAGACCCTAATGCACAGTACAGGGGTGTGTACGAGGCACTGAAAAGGATCATCCAGACTGAGGGGCTCTCAAGGCCCCTCAGAGGTCTCAACATCACCATGATGGGGGCGGGGCCTGCCCATGCGCTGTACTTCGCCTGCTACGAGCGCCTAAAACGCTCTCTGAGTGACGTCATTCAGAATGGAGGAAACAGCCATTTAGCCAACGGTAAGCCTATAAACCAGAGCACAAATCAAGTCACAGTTGTTGGTTCTACAGAAATAAAGCACATCCTAACCTGGGGGAGAGCAGctagaataaataaagtataaataATATCCTGTTTACAATAGGTAGGACATACTGTATGCTTTTCCCAAACACAGAGAATCTAAACATGCCTCTGTAAACAGTTTTTAATACCAACTAagacaaagcaaaaacaaatcatggcaAAGAGTGTTAAGCCTCTAAAGCACTATCCCAGGTTTCACTAACAGGTTTGTGTTCTCTCAGGTGTTGCAGGTAGTGTGGCCACAGTTCTTCACGATGCAGTGATGAATCCAGCAGAAGGTAAAAAGAAGCCAATGAATGGCTTTCTCTTTATTCAAAAAAATGGGAGATAATCCATGTCTTAAGTGTTTACAGTGTTTATATGGGtgcaaaaaattaattaataaatacgaACCACTGCAAGTGTGAGACACAGGCTGTACTGGACAGATGTATGTAACTTTGACTCTAAAGCctcttttgtgtagttttgttttgggctgggcaaaaaaaatcgatttattgAATTGGTAGatgaaatgatttttgttttgcaaattcaaggtttttttttttttcaattattattttttttttccaccatattttgCCTTTTatctttgttaattttttattcgcactacactgagatgctaagggaagagtttattgttttttaaattgtagggttacagtatacagtatgttataaactatgtagttatctgatttcttaatcagaaaatttaagctcctgtgaagttgctgttgcacttttgcttaaacctgggttaaagcttgaaattgttgaatgacagaacctcatttactttttattttgggatcgttttatgcattttaactctcgaggacaatcacagcaataaagttgctcttttgacaatatatctgatgtctgcagttatttttaagtgcattaaaaaaatacaattgagaatcgaaactcaaatgtTTTAGGctaaatcgcccagccctagttttgTTATAGATTAGTGGAGTGTAAGACACCCTGATCAAATGTTCTCTGCATGAGGCAAAAACACACCTTCCTGTTAATCCTCCTGTTTATCGTCTTCCTTGTCTTTGTTTTCTTGTTCTTTGTCTCCTTGTTTTCAATCTTGTTTTACCTCTGCCATGAAGGCAATACTTTCACTAGCATTTATTTATTcgtcttttaatgtgtttacgtcaaaagtacttaatcatttttgacaaaaatgtaaccAACGATGTATTTTataccatggaagattccattaagtTTTGCATTTGATCCACATCAATATACTATCACGACTCGGCTTGAGTTCGTAATTGACTAAGTTTTATAAGCTTTGACTCGAGTTTCTTCTGGATCGGATCCAGATTACAGATtccattgggattttttttttttttttttttttttttttggtgaaaaaaagtGACCTACTGATTATTAATGGGCCTAGAATAGAGACATAGTGACAAGTGTATGGACTTTGTCTTGTGTtagtggagatttttctggtgttttagagactcttgACATGAAcgcacgtatcactctgtagttactgttcaaagaagaagaagctgctgCTGCCGTCGGTTCATCCCtgccacaagcacacacacagagggggcTGTGATCTAGGCAGTCTGCCGCTCTGAGCGGAATGATAACCATCACTCTGCATCCAGACTATagaattaattcaccttgaataaacTTCTCTTGGTTTACATGcaatttattttgtctgttattgctctctctctgacaccagtgtgtgtgtgtcacagggaTCAATGAGGACGTAAAGCGATTAGttgactttattctgttgcttctctgccttggtctgcctttttccacttgatttgctgtgtaactgttgtctAACGCTATTATGGAGACTTTTGCTTGGACGTccgtcattacacttttactaccgaGGGTACGTGaacgctcctggatttataaatgtaatttcacagggccaggagaaggagaagagattcactgttaATTTTGATTACAATATGGTCAAAGATAATTaaggatttttgaccaaatgatgccaaaaagttacatattgcagctttaactcCTTTTTTATGTGTTAATGTGCTTTAAGGAAAATAAAATTGGAgtgaagatgttttttttctgtggtctttaaatatgtttcaaaGGATAAAGAAGTCTTCATTATTGGTAATGAGActatttaaagggcccatgttaagctaaatagacttttcggtgctttaaacatcataaaagtgctttttaggcttcatacacatgcccaaagtgttttttcattgattccctccatcgttagttagagggtgatttgctcctttcttactgcagggtgagcccaaacatctcgctccaatttgatgacgcgttcctactttgatgacgaatttgatgcggcactgagctggagaagccgcgcctccaggaagctctctgccgtgattgacatttaaacagacacgcccacaaaggtgagcttTTCAGCCtcctttgcgcagtgctatgtacgtattttctacagtctatgtatgtaccggcgatcTCCCCACCccctcgtgtttataaagcagcatgagctcgactacggagtgggtgggaggagggcgggccgtcctcttgCCCTATGTCACAGtgcgaggaggaggaagtcagtgttccgtctatagacacgcccacttatgaatatgcataagcaggccgcaaatcagcctgtttgtatagagttgctcagaaagtgacttttcagagtctaaaactctggaaaacagtatttgaggtttattttcccaaactcgcctatgtttttggggttcttggaacaaatggagatggataaaaaatagcatgatatgggacctttaaagggTTTTTCTATATCCACACACGGAGCAATGCAGGGAATCTGCTCTGCGTGTGTTGGACATGCTAACATGGTGGTTTCTTTTCCTGACAGTGGTGAAGCAGAGGATGCAGATGTACAACTCCCCTTATCGAGGGCTTTGGGACTGCGTTCAAACAATAACTCGCACTGAAGGTATGGGTGCCTTCTACCGCAGCTACAGCACGCAGCTGACCATGAACATTCCCTTCCAGGCTGTTCACTTCATCACCTACGAACTGATGCAGGAACAGTTGAACCCGCACAGAAACTACAACCCCACCAGCCACATTGTGTCAGGAGCTGCAGCAGGAGCCATCTCTGCAGCCATCACCACGCCACTAGACGTTTGTAAAACGCTGCTCAACACACAGGAGAATGTAGCACTTAACTCCATGAACATCAGCGGTCACTTATCAGGAATGGCCAACGCCTTCAGGACAGTGTACAGGCTCGGTGGCGCGGCAGCGTTTTTTAAAGGGGTACAAGCTCGGGTCATTTACCAGATGCCCTCCACCGCCATCGCCTGGTCTGTGTACGAGTTCTTCAAGTACTTCCTCACAAAGCAGCAGTTGGAAGCGGAGGCAGGCCCTCGCTCGCTGTAATGGAAGAAACGCCGGATTAACGCGCCCCTACATCGAGTAAGGAATGCATCGAGCGGAgggtgggtgtgtgtttgtgtgtgtgtgtgtgtgtgtgtgtgtgtgtgtgtgtgcgcgctcagCATGTTGTTCCATCTGCTTTTGAGGAAGTAACGTCACTTGTCTAACCAGGAAGTCAGCTTAAAAAAGGTGTGGCAGAGGTGACACGAAACACTTTTCCTTGAGTTTCACAACCACATTATGCAAGTGAGACAAGAGACATTTGATCATGTGATTATTCcttcactacacacacacacactatcagcCTCAGTCATTCTCTCATAAGGTGTCACATGATTAGTTTGTTTCCGTCTAAAAAAGATGTTTATCTCCTAATACTGGAGCTCCTTATTTATTTGATTAGCTCTCCAAAGCTTGTGTTTGTATGGAAGTGGtgctgtttgttttaatttcatggTATGCTTATGAAGAACCATTACAACATGTGCTTTATGTCCACTCCTCCATGGAAGGGAGAGCTACACCCTCTCCTAATGCCTTGTGTATCGTTTCAAACAAGCCTTAACTCCCGTTTCTAGTTTGAGCTACTTTTCATAGTACTTTTGAGTTATTTGTCATAGGTCACTAAAGAATCCTTTTTTTAGTCTGTTGTGCctgacatttaattaaaaaaaacacgccACTATTTATTTGCCATCAACACATTTTCTCACTCTGTATTCTTTAGCATCAAATGTATGGTTCAGAAACAAATCTCTGGTTTTTGATCTTCATTTATTATAAAGTGCTTCTTACAGAGTTTTTCCCACTGGGAGACGCTCCCTGTCTCCCAGTATCAGGATGTTTGGGCCGTAACGGTCTCGTTTAGCCTGGTTTAAAGCGCAGAAATGCAACGCTCCTTAATCACGCACAATGACTTGATTAAAAGAACGTGAAACTATTTTAGAGGGATGTGGATCAGCTCCAGCTCTTATAGGAAACAGTGGAAATATGTTAGTGTGATGCTAAGCTTTTATGTGGCCTATTCTATGTCTCATACTGACTTTTAATGTAAGAGATGTACATTGTATTTAgagtatataatatatgtttgACTGGAAGGAGCCAAGTTTTGTAACCAAATTTGAAAGCtcttaattacattttattttgttaatcaTTAGTGTTTAAATTTGATCAGATCAGCTGGTCGGCACTGGCAGGCCATGCGGTCTTATATTAATGCTTCTTGATAGACGCTGCCTCAACAATTTTTCCGCTTTTAATTTGCTTCCGAGCacattttttggattatttttaaatgtttttttttttttttaatctgttgaaACTGTTTCAATTGTTTTCTTGACAGATTTCTAATGCCTGTACAATCAGGGTCAGGTTCACTAAAGCCAAAGACTTCCATTATGAGCTATGCATACTGTTTAACCTGCTCAGTGTGACTGTCTGCCAACTTTAATTGTGTGTGATTAAAATGACACATTACCAGAGCCGTTAGATTTTAAAAGTTCTTTGATGCTGTGATTATCGTaatgagtttattttttatttttttctaccaAATGAATTCACTGACTTGCctgaagtagttttttttttttttttttttttaacagttcacTCCACTAATATTTAATCTAACTGCtgcacatattttaatatttgatttttaaaagcaGCTTCATTTTGCTGAACTTTATTTTGAGGTATCAATGCcttttgtgttttaatcaaTGATTAAGTGGAAAAGTAAAGTTTCAACTCTCcaataaaatgactttttatatcatatttttttcctccttcttcTTACAAACATTCAAGCCATATGGTTGATTTGAACGAACTTTGTTCAGGTTAATCTTTGTGGTTTAAACAATGATGGATGATGGTGTTAAAGTCGATGTACGCATTATAAATATGAGACAGTGTATTAGAGGTCTTACTTGATAAATGTGAGTTTTAATACTAGCGTTTCAAATCAATGTGTGGGTTGTACGATTCATCAAATAATGCTCAATGTGGAGAATATAAGTGTGTCAGCAGGTTTAATGTTAAACTATGCACAAATGAGTTCAATGGGAGCTGGGGTGATCATCTTGGTATGTGTACATAAACTTGGTTGCTTAAAGAGGAACAAATTGTTCTAATGCTGCTACAATATGTAACACTGGAgctgaaataaaaatgcaggtgATGGATGCTGtgttttgtttcatgttttgcaCATGCCTCCAAGAGAGGGCGCTATACCCTCATTTAAAGTTCCCATCATTTACCCTATTTCATCCTGTTTGTGGTCACTGATGCACTGAAGAATAAGAACTCACTCATGGTGCAAAACTGTCAATCCACACATTGCCAAGACAAGgctaatgtatttgtatagtgcatttcatacacaaggcaggtcaatgtgctttacatgatttaaaaagtgaaacggaaaacattcaacaataatacattaaaatagcagtaaaaacttaaaatcaacaataatatgattaacaATATCTCTCTAAATAAtgcgcagtagagaaaaagagtgtctttaactttgattt from Gouania willdenowi chromosome 9, fGouWil2.1, whole genome shotgun sequence encodes:
- the slc25a37 gene encoding mitoferrin-1; this translates as MEVNSDRVVATLDMPQADSPAEEPVISDKDYESLPPHVSVTTHMTAGAVAGILEHTVMYPVDSVKTRMQSLQPDPNAQYRGVYEALKRIIQTEGLSRPLRGLNITMMGAGPAHALYFACYERLKRSLSDVIQNGGNSHLANGVAGSVATVLHDAVMNPAEVVKQRMQMYNSPYRGLWDCVQTITRTEGMGAFYRSYSTQLTMNIPFQAVHFITYELMQEQLNPHRNYNPTSHIVSGAAAGAISAAITTPLDVCKTLLNTQENVALNSMNISGHLSGMANAFRTVYRLGGAAAFFKGVQARVIYQMPSTAIAWSVYEFFKYFLTKQQLEAEAGPRSL